From Streptomyces griseorubiginosus, one genomic window encodes:
- a CDS encoding metallophosphoesterase family protein: MSDSSRDTAEGAGWGSAQLGEYKRLMPPKVEKISWLNPRTLWAARNGVVASWFGDPTGRTRSRWVAQRAAAGAPADKVIRREDPERFSFMVIGDTGEGDDPQYAVVPGFLKISQDTRFAVVASDVIYPVGSADDYDSKFFRPYQDYPAPIYAIPGNHDWYEDLGAFMRVFCDDAPPLAPEPAPRPFSRAWLRTLLWHRPRPHDGQRLDQARQLRADPAQQAVQPGPYWAVDAGPLRIIGIDTGLLGTLDAEQGAWLREVSRGPRPKILITGSPLYVDGEHHPCAIEGGGTVDAIVRDPAHHFVASIGGDIHNYQRYPVDVDGRTIQYVVSGGGGAFMHATHTIPRVSVADVTEQDFRCYPLRGDSLAFYSRLYGRRLHLRRFFTLTEAEATAVIAERLGIPPTRLPGEPARVTFRTRLVASLLGAGGRPDRTSRFRLPVRKIYTQLFSPSSATYSPPFFKCFLRLDVTPEAVHLRCFAATGNLAQEIEPPVEDEVIIPLR; this comes from the coding sequence GTGTCTGACTCCTCACGCGATACCGCCGAAGGCGCCGGCTGGGGCTCCGCCCAACTCGGCGAGTACAAGCGGCTGATGCCGCCCAAGGTCGAGAAGATCTCGTGGCTGAACCCGAGGACGCTGTGGGCCGCCCGCAACGGCGTGGTGGCCTCCTGGTTCGGGGACCCCACGGGCCGTACCCGAAGCCGCTGGGTGGCCCAGCGCGCGGCGGCCGGCGCACCCGCCGACAAGGTGATCCGGCGCGAGGACCCGGAACGCTTCTCGTTCATGGTCATCGGCGACACCGGAGAGGGCGACGACCCCCAGTACGCCGTCGTACCGGGGTTTCTGAAGATCAGTCAGGACACCCGGTTCGCGGTGGTCGCCAGTGACGTGATCTACCCGGTGGGCAGCGCGGACGACTACGACTCCAAGTTCTTCCGCCCGTACCAGGACTATCCGGCGCCGATCTACGCGATACCCGGCAACCACGACTGGTACGAGGATCTCGGCGCCTTCATGCGCGTCTTCTGCGACGACGCACCGCCCCTGGCTCCCGAACCCGCGCCGCGCCCGTTCAGCCGGGCCTGGCTGCGCACCCTGCTGTGGCACCGGCCGCGCCCCCACGACGGCCAACGCCTCGACCAGGCACGCCAGTTGCGTGCGGACCCGGCTCAACAGGCCGTCCAGCCCGGCCCGTACTGGGCCGTCGACGCGGGACCGCTGCGCATCATCGGGATCGACACCGGGCTGCTCGGCACCCTCGACGCCGAACAGGGCGCGTGGCTGCGCGAGGTCTCCCGAGGCCCCCGCCCGAAGATCCTCATCACCGGCTCGCCCCTGTACGTGGACGGCGAGCACCACCCCTGCGCCATCGAGGGCGGCGGCACCGTCGACGCGATCGTGCGCGACCCGGCGCACCACTTCGTCGCGTCGATCGGCGGCGACATCCACAACTATCAGCGCTACCCGGTCGACGTGGACGGGCGGACCATCCAGTACGTCGTCTCGGGCGGCGGCGGCGCTTTCATGCACGCCACCCACACCATCCCGCGCGTGTCGGTCGCCGACGTCACCGAGCAGGACTTCCGCTGCTACCCGCTGCGCGGCGACTCGCTGGCCTTCTACAGCCGGCTCTACGGCCGCCGCCTGCACCTGCGCCGCTTCTTCACCCTCACCGAGGCCGAGGCCACCGCGGTGATCGCCGAACGGCTCGGTATCCCGCCCACCCGTCTGCCGGGCGAGCCGGCCCGCGTCACCTTCCGCACCCGTCTCGTCGCCAGTCTCCTGGGCGCCGGCGGCCGCCCCGACCGCACCTCGCGGTTCCGGCTCCCGGTGCGCAAGATCTACACGCAGCTGTTCTCGCCCAGCTCGGCGACGTACAGTCCGCCGTTCTTCAAGTGCTTCCTGCGGCTGGACGTCACCCCCGAAGCGGTGCACCTGCGCTGCTTCGCGGCCACCGGCAACCTCGCCCAGGAGATCGAACCGCCCGTCGAGGACGAAGTGATCATTCCGCTGCGCTGA
- a CDS encoding MHYT domain-containing protein → MEGTVDGFRYGVVTPVAAYLMACLGGALGLRCIVRTLLSHESWKPGWLALGAASIGCGIWTMHFIAMIGFQVVETRIRYDVGLTVLSLAVAIVVVGIGVFIVGYRGASTLNLSFAGVITGLGVAAMHYLGMAALHLNGTIHYDPAIVALSVVIAIVAATAALWAAVTIRGFLTSLGASLIMGVAVTGMHYTGMSAVSVHVHSRLGGSWAGDSPTSLLLPMLLGPAIFLLLAGVVVMFDPLLVLGDGDWNRRSTSAARTAPQSDSLFEDQEKKERRDDRERRVVQARAPQDPHWAAPRGPQR, encoded by the coding sequence ATGGAAGGTACGGTTGACGGGTTCCGCTACGGCGTGGTGACCCCGGTCGCCGCGTATCTGATGGCGTGCCTGGGAGGGGCTCTGGGGCTGCGCTGCATCGTGCGGACCCTGCTCAGCCACGAGTCGTGGAAGCCCGGCTGGCTGGCGCTCGGCGCCGCCTCGATCGGCTGCGGCATCTGGACGATGCACTTCATCGCCATGATCGGTTTCCAGGTGGTGGAGACCCGGATCCGCTACGACGTCGGGCTCACGGTGCTCAGTCTCGCGGTGGCGATCGTCGTCGTGGGCATCGGGGTGTTCATCGTCGGCTACCGGGGCGCCAGCACCCTGAATCTGTCCTTCGCGGGCGTGATCACCGGGCTCGGCGTGGCGGCCATGCACTACCTCGGCATGGCGGCACTGCACCTCAACGGGACGATCCACTACGACCCCGCGATCGTCGCACTGTCCGTGGTCATCGCGATCGTCGCCGCGACCGCGGCCCTGTGGGCGGCCGTCACCATCCGGGGCTTCCTGACGAGCCTCGGGGCCAGCCTGATCATGGGTGTCGCGGTGACCGGGATGCACTACACCGGCATGTCCGCGGTCAGCGTCCATGTGCACAGCAGGCTCGGCGGATCGTGGGCGGGCGACTCACCCACCTCGCTGCTGCTGCCCATGCTGCTGGGCCCGGCGATCTTCCTGCTGCTGGCAGGAGTCGTGGTCATGTTCGACCCGCTCCTGGTGCTCGGCGACGGCGACTGGAACCGCCGGTCCACCTCGGCCGCGCGCACCGCCCCGCAGTCCGACTCGCTCTTCGAGGACCAGGAGAAGAAGGAGCGCCGGGACGACCGGGAGCGCCGGGTGGTCCAGGCCCGGGCCCCGCAGGACCCGCACTGGGCGGCACCCCGCGGACCGCAAAGGTGA
- a CDS encoding SDR family oxidoreductase produces the protein MTTRTEAPARPLALITGVGRTVGIGAGIARQLAASGWDIAFTYWTPYDARMSWGVEPGATATIERLLAERGAATAAIEADLADPGTPARVFGEAERRIGPVTALVMSHCESVDSGLLDTTVESFDRHFAVNTRATWLLIREFGRRFTATPGTSRIISLTSDHTVGNLPYGASKGAMDRITLAAAHELAHLGVTANAVNPGPVDTGWMSEEIRAHCLEATPLGRLGTPQDTAHLVDFLCSREGQWVNGQLLKSNGGLA, from the coding sequence GTGACGACACGCACCGAAGCCCCCGCTCGTCCGCTCGCCCTGATCACCGGAGTGGGCCGCACCGTCGGCATCGGCGCCGGGATCGCGCGCCAACTGGCGGCCTCCGGATGGGACATCGCCTTCACCTACTGGACCCCCTACGACGCCCGCATGAGCTGGGGCGTCGAACCCGGCGCGACCGCGACGATCGAGCGGCTCCTCGCCGAGCGGGGTGCCGCCACCGCCGCGATCGAGGCGGACCTCGCCGACCCCGGCACCCCGGCGCGGGTCTTCGGCGAGGCGGAGCGCCGGATCGGCCCCGTCACCGCGCTGGTCATGAGCCACTGCGAGTCCGTGGACTCCGGTCTGCTCGACACCACCGTCGAGAGCTTCGACCGGCATTTCGCCGTCAACACCCGGGCGACCTGGCTGCTGATCCGGGAGTTCGGCCGCCGCTTCACCGCGACTCCGGGCACCAGCCGGATCATCAGCCTCACCAGCGACCACACCGTGGGCAACCTGCCCTACGGGGCGAGCAAGGGCGCGATGGACCGCATCACCCTGGCGGCCGCCCACGAACTCGCCCACCTGGGCGTGACCGCCAACGCCGTCAACCCAGGTCCCGTGGACACGGGTTGGATGTCCGAGGAGATCCGGGCGCACTGCCTCGAAGCCACCCCGCTCGGCCGCCTCGGCACCCCGCAGGACACCGCGCACCTGGTGGACTTCCTGTGCTCACGGGAAGGGCAGTGGGTCAACGGCCAGCTGCTCAAGAGCAACGGGGGCCTCGCGTAA
- a CDS encoding ABC transporter permease: MPPHESATRLSVLIRHNALLMLREPGPLLSRMVLPLVFMTLLRPLYLSAQGRAAGTEQAVVGTLVTFSLLALSISGNAILSERLGRTWDRLRGTPLHPAELLLSKAVPVLTALLAQQLLIVGFGVCVFGLRVPHPFLLLGVLLSWCCTLLGLGALLGVLVRSMGELSAAYDIGGMLLSSVGGALVPLAVLPAWVADVAPVSPGYWAAHGLRAALAGDTHTAAVACGTLFGTAAVCATLAAVRLQGRSGRVVAL, encoded by the coding sequence ATGCCGCCGCATGAGTCCGCGACCCGCCTGAGCGTCCTGATCCGCCACAACGCGCTGCTGATGCTGCGCGAACCCGGCCCCCTGCTGAGCAGGATGGTCCTGCCGCTGGTCTTCATGACCCTGCTGCGCCCGCTCTACCTGTCGGCGCAGGGCCGGGCGGCCGGTACCGAGCAGGCGGTCGTCGGCACGCTGGTCACCTTCTCGCTGCTCGCGCTCAGCATCTCCGGCAACGCGATCCTCTCCGAACGTCTCGGCCGCACCTGGGACCGTCTGCGCGGCACGCCCCTGCATCCGGCGGAGCTGCTCCTGAGCAAGGCGGTCCCCGTCCTCACCGCGCTGCTCGCCCAGCAGTTGCTGATCGTCGGCTTCGGGGTGTGCGTGTTCGGACTGCGCGTGCCGCATCCGTTCCTGCTGCTGGGGGTCCTGCTCAGCTGGTGCTGCACGCTGCTCGGCCTCGGGGCGCTGCTCGGTGTGCTGGTCCGGTCGATGGGTGAGCTCTCCGCCGCCTACGACATCGGCGGCATGCTCCTGAGCAGCGTCGGCGGCGCGCTCGTCCCGCTCGCCGTCCTGCCGGCCTGGGTCGCGGACGTCGCCCCGGTCTCCCCCGGCTACTGGGCCGCGCACGGCCTGCGGGCCGCTCTCGCGGGGGACACCCACACGGCGGCGGTGGCCTGCGGCACGCTGTTCGGCACGGCCGCGGTCTGCGCGACCCTGGCCGCGGTCAGGCTCCAGGGCCGCAGCGGCCGGGTGGTGGCGCTCTAA
- a CDS encoding ABC transporter ATP-binding protein, translating to MLVTNGLVKSYGRHRALDGFDLTVEPGEIVGLIGHNGAGKTTFVETVTGLVRPDAGRVRIGPYDALSEGRAARRLVGMAPQELALYGSVTVRENLRLFAGLAGLRGRRRDAGITRVLEELQLSAVADRTVGVLSGGQRRRVQAATAMVGSPPLLLLDEPTAGADPETRSALLAAVRARADAGAAVVYTTHYLPELVDLDATLALARAGRVIARGTQEELTRHLPAELRVAFADPAEPEVRMPSTDPGADLAALLASGRTPASVDVHRPGLDDLYHSLESTPPEATAGDAMAPKTTAPERTEPHDAAA from the coding sequence ATGCTCGTCACGAACGGCTTGGTGAAGTCCTACGGCCGCCATCGCGCGCTGGACGGTTTCGACCTGACGGTCGAACCGGGCGAGATCGTCGGCCTGATCGGCCACAACGGCGCCGGCAAGACGACCTTCGTGGAGACCGTCACCGGCCTGGTGCGGCCCGACGCGGGCCGCGTCCGCATCGGGCCGTACGACGCGCTGAGCGAGGGCCGGGCCGCGCGGCGGCTCGTGGGGATGGCTCCGCAGGAGCTCGCCCTGTACGGCAGTGTCACCGTGCGGGAGAACCTGCGGCTGTTCGCCGGACTGGCCGGTCTCCGGGGCCGGCGACGGGATGCCGGGATCACGCGGGTCCTGGAGGAGCTTCAGCTGTCGGCGGTGGCGGACCGGACCGTGGGTGTCCTGTCCGGCGGACAGCGGCGCCGGGTCCAGGCGGCCACCGCGATGGTCGGCTCACCGCCCCTGCTGCTGCTAGACGAGCCGACGGCCGGCGCCGATCCGGAGACCCGCTCCGCCCTGTTGGCCGCCGTGAGGGCTCGCGCCGACGCCGGGGCCGCCGTCGTCTACACGACCCACTACCTCCCCGAACTCGTCGACCTGGACGCCACGTTGGCGCTCGCGCGGGCCGGCCGGGTCATCGCGCGCGGCACCCAGGAGGAACTCACCCGGCACCTTCCCGCAGAGCTCAGGGTCGCCTTCGCCGACCCGGCCGAACCCGAGGTCCGTATGCCGAGCACGGATCCCGGGGCCGACCTTGCGGCCCTGCTCGCCTCCGGCCGCACACCCGCCTCCGTCGACGTCCACCGGCCCGGACTGGACGACCTCTACCACTCCCTGGAATCGACACCGCCCGAAGCCACGGCCGGAGACGCCATGGCGCCGAAGACCACGGCGCCCGAGAGGACGGAACCCCACGATGCCGCCGCATGA
- a CDS encoding TetR/AcrR family transcriptional regulator, with protein sequence MSGRREEILDAALAIADERGLEAVSMRALAERVGVTPMALYRHVKDKAALLDGMVGRLLSALLPTDAAQGAREPTWDERLDALAHACRQVTQRHPWAAHLLFSRPAVTPDAVRAVDIIYLALLEAGVPDSEVPRLERLISTFVIGFATSEASGRFTPGALDPRGRRGQLPDSELPGHSRLGPWLDLPVDLTAEFEADLADIRRLVLAAARGDE encoded by the coding sequence ATGAGTGGCAGACGGGAAGAGATCCTGGACGCGGCCCTCGCCATCGCCGACGAGCGTGGCCTGGAGGCGGTGTCAATGCGTGCGCTGGCCGAGCGGGTCGGCGTCACGCCGATGGCGCTGTACAGGCACGTCAAGGACAAGGCGGCGCTGCTGGACGGCATGGTCGGACGCCTGCTGTCCGCGCTGCTGCCGACCGACGCGGCGCAGGGGGCGCGGGAGCCGACCTGGGACGAACGGCTCGACGCCCTCGCCCACGCCTGCCGGCAGGTGACCCAGCGTCACCCGTGGGCGGCGCACCTGCTCTTCTCCCGACCCGCCGTCACACCGGACGCCGTGCGCGCGGTGGACATCATCTACCTCGCCCTCCTCGAGGCGGGGGTCCCGGACTCGGAGGTGCCCCGACTGGAGCGGCTGATCAGCACCTTCGTCATCGGCTTCGCCACCTCGGAGGCCTCCGGCCGCTTCACCCCCGGCGCCCTCGACCCGCGCGGGCGCCGCGGACAGCTCCCGGACAGTGAACTCCCGGGCCACAGCCGGCTCGGTCCCTGGCTGGACCTCCCGGTCGACCTCACGGCGGAGTTCGAGGCCGACCTGGCGGACATCCGGCGGCTGGTGCTTGCGGCGGCGCGGGGTGACGAGTGA
- a CDS encoding ABC transporter substrate-binding protein, whose translation MDSGEVVSPAAADRAGGPPVRIGVLVPLTRPGWVEAGQHLLAGIEWGVGEVNDAGGIGGRPLELVVRDTAADPHRAEAAVDELAGLGVVALAGEYHSVVARAAATRADALGVPFLCSSAVLDALTEQPTDQVARLSPPQSRGWRVYADFLLDAGHTRLAVATQPSVYWASGVRVLRDHFGARGGTVVELDVREHPPTSLCDALVEHRATVLLLLVGSPEPAVPIVRAVRRDRRLAELLTGAPAGQPEFASWRKLLGDDGAGIPFLRYLPEKLSPLGARVEAGLRERLGQPPSFVGYEGYDTVAVLAEALRRHGTDRARIAESWPGVTVEGTRGRIGFGRAPGGSVWQWAGAPVQVADRDPADPDRFRVLHVG comes from the coding sequence GTGGACAGCGGTGAGGTCGTGTCACCGGCCGCAGCGGATCGGGCGGGCGGACCGCCCGTGCGGATCGGTGTTCTCGTTCCGCTGACGCGACCCGGCTGGGTCGAGGCGGGTCAACACCTGCTGGCCGGGATCGAGTGGGGCGTCGGCGAGGTCAACGACGCCGGTGGCATCGGCGGCAGGCCGCTCGAACTCGTGGTCCGGGACACAGCGGCGGATCCGCACAGGGCCGAGGCGGCCGTGGACGAGTTGGCCGGGCTGGGAGTGGTCGCGCTGGCCGGGGAGTACCACAGCGTCGTCGCTCGCGCCGCCGCGACCCGCGCGGACGCGCTCGGTGTGCCGTTCCTGTGCTCGTCGGCGGTCCTCGACGCACTCACCGAGCAGCCGACGGACCAGGTCGCCCGACTCTCACCGCCACAGTCCCGCGGTTGGCGCGTCTACGCCGACTTCCTCCTCGACGCGGGCCACACGCGCCTCGCCGTGGCGACCCAGCCGAGCGTGTACTGGGCGTCCGGAGTCCGTGTCCTCCGGGACCACTTCGGCGCGCGCGGTGGCACCGTCGTCGAACTCGATGTGCGGGAACATCCCCCGACGTCCCTGTGCGACGCGCTCGTCGAGCATCGCGCGACGGTTCTCCTTCTCCTGGTCGGCTCCCCGGAGCCCGCGGTGCCGATCGTCCGTGCCGTCCGCCGTGACCGGCGTCTCGCCGAGCTCCTGACGGGTGCTCCGGCCGGCCAGCCGGAGTTCGCCTCATGGAGGAAGCTGCTGGGCGACGACGGTGCCGGGATCCCCTTCCTGCGCTATCTGCCGGAGAAACTCAGCCCGCTTGGCGCACGAGTCGAGGCGGGCCTTCGCGAGCGGCTGGGCCAACCCCCCTCGTTCGTCGGGTACGAGGGCTACGACACGGTCGCCGTCCTCGCTGAGGCGCTGCGTCGGCACGGCACGGACCGGGCGCGCATCGCCGAGTCCTGGCCGGGCGTCACGGTCGAGGGCACCCGGGGGCGGATCGGGTTCGGACGGGCGCCGGGGGGCAGCGTGTGGCAGTGGGCCGGGGCACCGGTCCAGGTGGCGGACCGGGACCCGGCGGACCCGGACCGCTTCCGTGTCCTGCACGTGGGCTGA
- a CDS encoding VOC family protein, whose product MAVRRMDNVLIVVEDLDAVIAFFVELGMELEGRGPVEGRWVERVIGVDDVRQDVAMLRIPNAPGRIELAKFHTPKAIGSVPEDSPANTLGIRRVMFAVDDIDDVIARLRTHGAELVGEVEQFENIYRLCYVRGPEGIVIGLAEELG is encoded by the coding sequence ATGGCAGTACGGCGCATGGACAACGTGCTCATCGTCGTCGAGGACCTGGACGCCGTCATCGCGTTCTTCGTCGAACTCGGCATGGAGCTGGAGGGCAGGGGCCCGGTGGAGGGGCGCTGGGTGGAGCGGGTCATCGGGGTCGACGACGTCCGCCAGGACGTCGCGATGCTGCGCATCCCGAACGCTCCCGGCCGGATCGAGCTGGCGAAGTTCCACACACCGAAGGCCATCGGCTCGGTACCGGAGGACTCGCCGGCCAACACCCTGGGCATCCGCCGCGTCATGTTCGCCGTGGACGACATCGACGACGTCATCGCCCGCCTGCGCACCCACGGCGCCGAACTCGTCGGTGAGGTCGAGCAGTTCGAGAACATCTACCGGCTCTGCTACGTCCGCGGCCCGGAGGGGATCGTCATCGGCCTGGCGGAGGAACTCGGTTGA
- a CDS encoding DUF6193 family natural product biosynthesis protein: MPTPPDPAVLYPDIAAHGSLAAALRAGAEGRLDAVPVTSSEAEPLLHAAVASILPHRGPLQITAWRHERRWWIRGEEPFQTLALVDGLTTDLAQLARAARAWHDGEAPAAVRRAAPFVHLTGRFEVPDNDPGRLTASEWQGMRREAAELTYAWQETYQALVEAAHAEPALRALYPFTSHWALRFSTTTRPALTVVGPSLSANSDGTYGVGNGFVTPDLGTFPTAHEAVAMAVRHLPSPLGPVALGG, from the coding sequence GTGCCCACACCTCCCGATCCCGCCGTCCTCTACCCCGACATCGCGGCGCACGGCAGCCTCGCCGCCGCACTCCGAGCCGGGGCGGAGGGCCGCCTCGACGCCGTCCCCGTCACGTCCTCGGAGGCCGAGCCGCTGCTCCACGCGGCCGTGGCAAGCATCTTGCCGCACCGGGGGCCACTCCAGATCACCGCGTGGAGACACGAACGGCGATGGTGGATCCGGGGTGAGGAGCCCTTCCAGACCCTGGCCCTCGTCGACGGCCTGACGACCGACCTCGCACAGCTCGCCAGGGCCGCCCGGGCCTGGCACGACGGAGAAGCGCCGGCCGCCGTCCGCCGGGCAGCCCCTTTCGTGCATCTGACCGGCCGGTTCGAGGTCCCCGACAACGACCCGGGGCGCCTGACGGCGTCCGAATGGCAGGGCATGCGGCGGGAGGCCGCCGAACTGACATACGCCTGGCAGGAGACGTACCAGGCCCTCGTCGAGGCGGCCCACGCCGAGCCGGCCCTGCGCGCCCTCTACCCCTTCACGAGCCACTGGGCCCTGCGCTTCTCGACCACCACCCGGCCGGCTCTGACCGTCGTCGGACCGTCCCTGAGCGCGAACAGCGACGGCACGTACGGGGTGGGCAATGGGTTCGTCACCCCGGACCTCGGCACCTTCCCCACCGCGCACGAGGCCGTGGCCATGGCCGTACGCCATCTCCCGTCACCGCTCGGCCCGGTCGCACTCGGCGGCTGA
- a CDS encoding phosphotransferase family protein, whose protein sequence is MRVSEVPRAVAAARAIAASLGLTADDAIVLHDSNKLTLRLLPCDVVARVAPVADQVALLEVELAQRLTELGCPVAALDPRVAPGVHERAGFVVTLWTYYEPVPPPEVPPADYAHALTRLHAGMRELDVPTPHFTDRVEQAQRLLADHDRTPALADADRELLADTLRSLRRTISERGTADQLLHGEPHPGNLLPTKNGPIFIDLETCCRGPVEFDLAHAPDEIAGHCAGVDQDLLHDCRLLVLAMITTWRWDRHDQLPDGRRLGEEWLARIRAARVQPPARSSPRGGRPARGVADR, encoded by the coding sequence ATGCGGGTCTCGGAGGTTCCACGGGCGGTGGCCGCGGCCAGGGCGATCGCCGCTTCACTGGGCCTGACGGCCGACGACGCGATCGTTCTCCATGACTCCAACAAGCTCACTCTGCGTCTGCTGCCCTGTGACGTCGTGGCCCGGGTGGCGCCGGTGGCGGATCAGGTCGCGCTGCTCGAAGTCGAGCTCGCTCAGCGGCTCACCGAGCTGGGGTGCCCGGTGGCCGCGCTCGATCCCCGGGTGGCACCGGGCGTCCATGAGCGCGCGGGCTTCGTGGTCACGCTGTGGACCTACTACGAACCCGTGCCCCCTCCAGAGGTCCCGCCCGCCGACTACGCCCACGCGCTCACCCGCCTGCACGCCGGAATGCGTGAACTCGACGTCCCGACCCCGCACTTCACCGATCGAGTCGAACAGGCCCAGCGACTCCTGGCGGACCACGACCGCACTCCGGCGCTGGCCGACGCGGACCGGGAACTGCTCGCCGACACCCTGCGAAGCCTGCGGCGAACGATCAGCGAGCGCGGCACCGCCGACCAGCTGCTGCACGGCGAGCCGCACCCGGGAAACCTGCTCCCCACGAAGAACGGACCGATCTTCATCGACCTGGAGACCTGCTGCCGTGGCCCGGTCGAATTCGACCTCGCCCACGCGCCCGATGAGATCGCCGGGCACTGTGCGGGGGTCGACCAGGACCTGCTGCACGACTGCCGGCTCCTCGTCCTCGCGATGATCACCACCTGGCGCTGGGACCGGCACGACCAACTCCCCGACGGCCGTCGCCTGGGCGAGGAATGGCTCGCCCGGATCCGGGCGGCGCGCGTACAGCCCCCGGCTCGTTCGTCACCGCGGGGCGGTCGACCTGCCCGCGGTGTGGCTGACCGATGA
- a CDS encoding dihydrofolate reductase family protein, whose protein sequence is MPRLTFAMNMSLDGYIAAPGDDLGWSVPSDELFQWWSDRVAATGLALYGRKLWDTMSSHWPTADKEPDATPAAIEFAGRWRDMPKVVFSSTSRTVDWNTRLVTGDAVTEIARLKAGDGGPMDISGATLAAAAMRAGLIDEYAIVTHPVLVGGGTPFFTALDHWVNLRLVETRTFPEGLLLTRYETRL, encoded by the coding sequence ATGCCAAGACTGACCTTCGCCATGAACATGAGCCTGGACGGCTACATCGCCGCGCCCGGCGACGACCTCGGCTGGAGCGTGCCGAGCGACGAGCTGTTCCAGTGGTGGTCCGACCGGGTGGCCGCGACGGGCCTGGCGCTGTACGGGCGCAAGCTGTGGGACACGATGAGCTCCCACTGGCCGACCGCCGACAAGGAGCCTGATGCCACACCGGCGGCGATCGAGTTCGCCGGCCGCTGGCGGGACATGCCGAAGGTGGTGTTCTCCTCCACGAGCCGCACGGTCGACTGGAACACCCGTCTGGTCACCGGCGACGCGGTCACCGAGATCGCCAGGCTCAAGGCCGGCGACGGCGGCCCCATGGACATCAGCGGCGCCACACTCGCCGCGGCGGCCATGCGGGCCGGGCTGATCGACGAGTACGCCATCGTCACCCATCCGGTCCTGGTGGGCGGCGGCACACCGTTCTTCACCGCCCTGGACCACTGGGTGAACCTGCGCCTGGTGGAGACCCGGACGTTCCCCGAGGGCCTGCTGCTGACCAGGTACGAGACCAGGCTCTGA